The following proteins come from a genomic window of Peptoniphilus equinus:
- a CDS encoding thiamine diphosphokinase, translating into MKGLVVSGGRAVKKDLLRRYCEDAYVICCDGGIKNFYGTDLVPDLIVGDFDSIDDMGKAFVAAHRIPSRTYKPEKNFTDTEAALALAFENCDNIVLLAATGTRMDHTLGNLFSMSQYGPGKVTLVDDHNTIRYVEPGRYTFSKSAYQYISVVALTQSLTYSTDGMKYETDHLSIKSCEMRGVSNEICMEEGVITVHSGAGFIIQSND; encoded by the coding sequence ATGAAAGGACTTGTCGTTTCAGGGGGACGTGCTGTCAAAAAGGATCTTCTTCGTCGTTACTGTGAAGATGCCTACGTGATATGCTGTGACGGTGGGATTAAAAATTTTTATGGCACAGATTTAGTGCCAGATCTTATTGTCGGCGATTTTGATTCCATTGACGACATGGGAAAAGCTTTTGTTGCAGCGCACCGTATTCCAAGCAGAACCTATAAACCTGAGAAGAATTTTACCGACACCGAAGCAGCACTGGCGCTTGCTTTTGAAAACTGCGATAACATTGTGCTCTTGGCTGCAACCGGCACCCGCATGGATCACACTTTAGGGAATCTATTTAGTATGAGTCAGTATGGGCCGGGAAAGGTGACTCTGGTGGACGATCACAATACCATCCGCTATGTCGAGCCGGGGCGGTACACGTTTTCAAAGTCAGCTTATCAATACATTAGCGTTGTAGCCCTAACTCAAAGTCTCACTTATTCAACCGACGGCATGAAGTATGAAACGGATCACTTGAGCATAAAGTCTTGTGAAATGCGTGGAGTAAGTAATGAGATCTGCATGGAAGAAGGGGTTATCACTGTGCATTCAGGGGCCGGGTTCATTATTCAGTCCAACGACTGA
- a CDS encoding DUF5317 family protein, protein MIIIALITGLIVAKIKYHADFSRFNYGGMTLLIVGVVLQVVLTVMTQVYIHPLTEWIIRHYTLWHSLTLVLLTVSVIQAWRQSKNVGYGSIALGLGLNTLVVLTNGKMMVSSEALSRLEPVKRAIIAEGRSLTHGTAQTIRFEVLADIFYLPFPFSTIISIGDVIISVGIVITLILFGKHQESL, encoded by the coding sequence ATGATTATTATTGCATTAATCACAGGCCTTATCGTTGCAAAAATTAAATATCATGCTGATTTTTCGCGCTTTAACTACGGGGGCATGACGCTTTTAATAGTCGGCGTTGTACTCCAGGTGGTGCTAACGGTTATGACTCAGGTGTATATCCATCCGCTGACGGAATGGATTATTCGTCACTACACCCTATGGCATAGTCTCACCTTAGTGCTGCTTACGGTCTCCGTCATTCAGGCATGGCGCCAATCAAAAAATGTCGGCTATGGCAGCATTGCCCTTGGATTGGGGTTGAACACACTTGTGGTACTTACCAATGGAAAGATGATGGTGTCTTCGGAAGCACTATCTCGTTTAGAGCCTGTTAAAAGGGCCATTATTGCAGAGGGGCGATCTCTGACTCACGGGACTGCCCAGACCATTCGTTTTGAGGTGCTTGCCGATATTTTCTATCTGCCGTTTCCATTTTCAACGATTATTAGCATCGGCGATGTGATTATTTCAGTAGGGATAGTAATT